The following proteins are co-located in the Spinactinospora alkalitolerans genome:
- a CDS encoding DUF3060 domain-containing protein, with translation MRGRIAAVTGGVALLALFGAGCGVSVSEDGDVSVSNGGEEVSGSENGVVVSDGRTLTVAADGETATEDCAGLDVNVLASDTTLTFNGECGEVSIAGSNTEVHVGSAASISVTGADNVVYYASGEPSISNLGVNNTTEQGGSATP, from the coding sequence ATGCGCGGCCGGATTGCAGCGGTGACCGGTGGAGTGGCCCTCCTGGCCCTGTTCGGTGCCGGATGCGGCGTGTCGGTCTCCGAGGACGGTGACGTCTCGGTCTCCAACGGCGGCGAGGAGGTCTCGGGTTCGGAGAACGGCGTCGTGGTGTCCGACGGCCGGACTCTGACGGTCGCCGCGGACGGTGAGACCGCGACCGAGGACTGCGCGGGCCTCGACGTCAACGTGCTGGCCAGCGACACCACGTTGACCTTCAACGGCGAGTGCGGCGAGGTGAGCATCGCCGGCAGCAACACCGAGGTGCACGTCGGTTCGGCCGCGTCGATCAGCGTCACCGGTGCGGACAACGTCGTCTACTACGCCTCGGGCGAGCCCTCGATCAGCAACCTGGGTGTGAACAACACCACCGAGCAGGGCGGCAGCGCCACCCCCTAG
- a CDS encoding VOC family protein — protein sequence MSGPAPVPVHLDVHVAAGAAPQERRAVVAASVQRAVAMGATRVREVDEPTGDCVVVLDPEGDEFCLR from the coding sequence CTGAGCGGCCCGGCCCCGGTTCCGGTGCACCTCGACGTCCACGTGGCGGCCGGCGCGGCGCCGCAGGAGCGCCGGGCGGTCGTCGCGGCGAGCGTGCAGCGGGCGGTCGCCATGGGCGCCACCCGGGTCCGTGAGGTCGACGAGCCCACCGGGGACTGCGTCGTCGTGCTCGATCCCGAGGGCGACGAGTTCTGCCTGCGGTGA
- the uvrB gene encoding excinuclease ABC subunit UvrB — MRPVTDIQRKVTPFEVVSEMTPAGDQPTAIAELARRVDAGDEDAVLLGATGTGKTATVAWLVEQVQRPTLVMQPNKTLAAQFANELREMLPGNAVEYFVSYYDYYQPEAYVPQTDTFIEKDSSINDEVERLRHSATNSLLTRRDTIVVASVSCIYGLGTPQEYVDRMAAVRVGMEVERDELLRKLVEMQYTRNDTAFTRGTFRVRGDTVEIIPVYEELAVRIEMFGDEIERLMTLHPLTGEVLDESDEYYIFPASHYVAGPERMERAIRDIEAELGGRLAELEQQNKLLEAQRLRMRTTYDLEMMRQVGSCSGIENYSRHFDGREPGSAPNTLLDYFPDDFLLVVDESHVTVPQIGGMYEGDASRKRTLVDHGFRLPSALDNRPLKWEEFLGRIGQTVYLSATPGPYELGRTGGDVVEQVIRPTGLVDPEVLVKPTQGQIDDLVHEIRVRAERAERVLVTTLTKKMAEDLTDYLTELGIQVRYLHSEVDTLRRVELLRELRVGEFDVLVGINLLREGLDLPEVSLVAILDADKEGFLRSETSLIQTIGRAARNVAGQVHMYADQVTDSMRKAIDETNRRRAKQLAYNTEHGVDPQPLRKKIADILDSLAREDADTQTLIGGSARQQSRGRAPVPGLSSAATGERSADIANMPRAELADLIEQLTGQMHQAATDLQFELAARLRDEVKELKRELRGMDAAGVS; from the coding sequence ATGCGGCCGGTGACCGACATCCAGCGCAAGGTGACGCCGTTCGAGGTGGTCTCGGAGATGACCCCGGCCGGCGACCAGCCGACGGCCATCGCGGAGCTGGCCCGCCGCGTCGACGCCGGCGACGAGGACGCCGTTCTGCTGGGCGCCACCGGCACCGGCAAGACCGCGACGGTGGCGTGGCTGGTGGAGCAGGTGCAGCGGCCCACCCTGGTCATGCAGCCGAACAAGACGCTGGCCGCGCAGTTCGCCAACGAGCTGCGGGAGATGCTGCCCGGCAACGCGGTCGAGTACTTCGTCTCCTACTACGACTACTACCAGCCCGAGGCCTACGTGCCGCAGACCGACACCTTCATCGAGAAGGACTCCTCGATCAACGACGAGGTGGAGCGGCTGCGCCATTCGGCGACCAACTCGCTGCTCACCCGGCGCGACACGATCGTGGTCGCCTCGGTCTCCTGCATCTACGGCCTGGGCACCCCGCAGGAGTACGTCGACCGGATGGCCGCCGTCAGGGTCGGCATGGAGGTCGAGCGCGACGAGCTGCTGCGCAAGCTCGTCGAGATGCAGTACACCCGCAACGACACGGCCTTCACCCGGGGCACCTTCCGGGTCCGCGGCGACACCGTCGAGATCATCCCGGTCTACGAGGAGCTCGCGGTGCGCATCGAGATGTTCGGCGACGAGATCGAACGGCTCATGACGCTGCACCCGCTCACCGGTGAGGTGCTCGACGAGAGCGACGAGTACTACATCTTCCCGGCCTCGCACTACGTGGCCGGCCCCGAGCGGATGGAGCGTGCCATCCGCGACATCGAGGCCGAGCTCGGCGGGCGCCTGGCCGAACTGGAGCAGCAGAACAAGCTGCTGGAGGCGCAGCGGCTGCGGATGCGCACCACCTACGACCTGGAGATGATGCGCCAGGTCGGCAGCTGCTCCGGCATCGAGAACTACTCACGGCACTTCGACGGCCGCGAGCCCGGCAGCGCCCCCAACACGCTGCTGGACTACTTCCCCGACGACTTCCTGCTGGTCGTCGACGAGTCGCACGTGACGGTGCCGCAGATCGGCGGCATGTACGAGGGCGACGCCTCACGCAAGCGCACGCTGGTCGACCACGGGTTCCGGCTGCCCTCGGCGCTGGACAACCGGCCGCTGAAGTGGGAGGAGTTCCTGGGGCGGATCGGCCAGACGGTCTACCTCTCGGCCACCCCGGGCCCCTACGAGCTGGGCCGCACCGGCGGCGACGTCGTCGAGCAGGTCATCCGGCCCACCGGCCTGGTCGACCCGGAGGTGCTGGTCAAGCCCACCCAGGGCCAGATCGACGACCTCGTCCACGAGATCAGGGTGCGCGCCGAGCGCGCCGAGCGCGTGCTGGTCACCACGCTGACCAAGAAGATGGCCGAGGACCTCACCGACTACCTGACCGAGCTCGGCATCCAGGTGCGCTATCTGCACAGCGAGGTCGACACGCTGCGCCGGGTGGAGCTGCTGCGCGAGCTGCGGGTGGGGGAGTTCGACGTCCTCGTCGGCATCAACCTGCTGCGGGAGGGCCTCGACCTGCCCGAGGTGTCGCTGGTGGCCATCCTGGACGCCGACAAGGAGGGCTTCCTGCGTTCGGAGACCTCGCTGATCCAGACGATCGGCCGCGCCGCGCGCAACGTCGCCGGCCAGGTGCACATGTACGCCGACCAGGTCACCGACTCCATGCGCAAGGCCATCGACGAGACCAACCGGCGCCGCGCCAAGCAGTTGGCCTACAACACCGAGCACGGCGTCGACCCGCAGCCGCTGCGCAAGAAGATCGCCGACATCCTCGACTCGCTGGCCCGCGAGGACGCCGACACCCAGACGCTGATCGGCGGGAGCGCGCGCCAGCAGAGCCGAGGCCGGGCGCCGGTGCCGGGGCTGTCCTCCGCGGCCACAGGTGAGCGCTCCGCCGACATCGCGAACATGCCGCGCGCCGAGCTCGCCGACCTGATCGAGCAGCTCACCGGGCAGATGCACCAGGCAGCGACCGACCTGCAGTTCGAGCTGGCCGCCCGGCTGCGCGACGAGGTCAAGGAGCTCAAGCGCGAACTGCGCGGCATGGACGCGGCCGGGGTCTCCTGA
- the coaE gene encoding dephospho-CoA kinase, translating into MLKVGLTGGIGSGKSEVARRLAECGAVVIDADKIAREVVEPGTSGLAEIAEAFGEGVLTPEGALNRPRLGEIVFADEARLAELNAIVHPRVGARTEELMAGAPQDAVVVYDVPLLVENGLGRLYDLVVAVDAPEETRIRRLAAHRDMPEDQARARIKAQATREQRLAAADIVIDNSGTVAELDARVARVWSELERRSG; encoded by the coding sequence ATGCTGAAAGTGGGACTCACCGGGGGAATCGGTTCGGGCAAGAGCGAGGTGGCGCGGCGGCTGGCCGAGTGCGGCGCCGTCGTCATCGACGCGGACAAGATCGCGCGCGAGGTCGTCGAGCCGGGCACGTCCGGGTTGGCCGAGATCGCCGAGGCGTTCGGGGAGGGCGTGCTCACCCCCGAGGGCGCGCTGAACCGGCCCAGGCTGGGCGAGATCGTCTTCGCCGACGAGGCCAGGCTCGCCGAGCTCAACGCGATCGTGCACCCGCGCGTGGGCGCGCGCACCGAGGAGCTGATGGCGGGGGCCCCGCAGGACGCGGTCGTGGTCTACGACGTCCCGCTGCTGGTGGAGAACGGCCTCGGCCGGCTCTACGACCTGGTGGTCGCCGTGGACGCCCCGGAGGAGACCCGGATACGCCGCCTGGCCGCCCACAGGGACATGCCCGAGGACCAGGCCCGCGCCCGCATCAAGGCCCAGGCCACCCGCGAGCAGCGCCTGGCGGCGGCCGACATCGTCATCGACAATTCCGGCACGGTCGCCGAACTGGACGCCCGGGTGGCGCGGGTCTGGAGCGAGCTGGAGCGCAGGTCCGGCTAG